Proteins encoded in a region of the Lepeophtheirus salmonis chromosome 6, UVic_Lsal_1.4, whole genome shotgun sequence genome:
- the LOC121119635 gene encoding transcription factor ets-4 isoform X1: protein MFHNPFDQRASGGVIPYGQFPSTPTSVQGTHLGNLSSFQYHSNRLDLLSDRTDFEFDLNLLDCEVPSLEITDPLPTLNLDCQVPSPSGSYDHYSSSSDMMSPMMFSPGSTSSISSTTSAIKSSPIKSRPNPYQRVFSSLDSPFSPLVMSDSVKEFRQLQASVNVKIEPINQMKNDTPLLRQYLIQERIPVVDEDVKIEPVISMAVEQVKRDIQATCNLLCIGHDPCLWSKEDVARWIQWTMQHYGILAENPFDCDGSDLVKLTENDFLLRLPEGGDLLYAQMDIWRSSAEYNRSEMEQILPPPEQFVHSSGNEGYSSSSSSIKNESRFDISAVLDILDANSPSTNMYETNGCMSDTTLGSPCSMDGMNTSSVNSPSSICTSPPPPYSMAISQLNRNNAVNVVKPASNIPPEDEETDDTDDDDIAVKIPTIKTSTTNIHLWQFVKELLLHPDLYSGCIHWMDREKGIFKIVDSVKVATLWGKRKNRPAMNYDKLSRSLRQYYKKGIMKKTERSQRLVYQFCHPYHL, encoded by the exons ATGTTTCACAATCCTTTTGATCAAAGAGCTTCTGGAGGAGTAATACCCTACGGTCAATTCCCATCCACACCAACT AGTGTTCAAGGAACTCATCTCGGAAACTTGAGCAGTTTTCAATATCATAGCAATCGGCTTGACCTGTTGTCTGATCGCACggattttgaatttgatttaaatctaTTGGATTGTGAAGTACCAAGTTTGGAAATCACGGATCCACTCCCTACCTTGAATTTAGATTGCCAAGTTCCATCTCCTTCAGGTTCTTATGATCATTATTCTTCGTCGTCGGATATGATGAGTCCAATGATGTTTTCTCCTGGATCCACTTCCTCTATTTCATCTACTACATCCGCAATCAAGTCATCCCCAATCAAGTCGCGACCAAATCCCTATCAGAGAGTATTTTCATCTCTGGATTCTCCGTTCTCCCCCTTGGTAATGTCGGATTCCGTGAAAGAATTCAGACAATTGCAAGCATCAGTCAATGTCAAGATTGAACccattaatcaaatgaaaaatgacACTCCTTTACTGAGACAATATCTTATACAAGAGCGAATCCCAGTAGTGGATGAGGATGTTAAGATTGAGCCAGTTATTTCCATGGCTGTTGAGCAAGTCAAAAGAGACATTCAAGCTACTTGTAATTTACTTTGCATCGGACACG ATCCTTGCCTCTGGAGTAAGGAAGACGTTGCACGATGGATACAATGGACTATGCAACATTACGGTATTCTAGCTGAAAATCCATTTGATTGTGATGGATCAGATCTTGTAAAACTTACAGAGAACGACTTTTTACTCAGACTACCAGAG ggtggGGATCTTTTATATGCCCAAATGGATATATGGCGGAGCTCTGCAGAGTATAACCGATCCGAAATGGAACAAATTCTACCTCCCCCAGAGCAATTTGTCCATTCATCGGGTAATGAAGGCTACTCCAGCAGTTCAAGTAGTATCAAAAACGAGTCAAGATTTGATATATCTGCTGTTTTGGATATCCTTGATGCAAACTCACCCTCTACAAACATGTACGAAACCAATGGATGTATGAGTGATACCACCCTGGGATCCCCTTGTTCCATGGATGGAATGAACACATCCTCAGTCAATTCCCCCTCTTCAATCTGCACTTCCCCGCCTCCGCCGTATTCAATGGCTATCAGTCAATTGAATAGAAACAATGCAGTGAATGTCGTCAAACCCGCCTCCAATATACCTCCAGAGGATGAAG AAACAGATGATACGGACGATGACGACATTGCTGTCAAAATCCCAACTATCAAAACCTCCACAACGAATATTCACCTTTGGCAGTTTGTTAAGGAGCTTCTTCTCCATCCGGATTTATATTCGGGTTGTATCCATTGGATGGATCGAgaaaaaggtatatttaaaattgtggatTCAGTCAAAGTAGCCACTCTTTGGGGAAAGAGGAAGAATCGTCCAGCAATGAACTATGATAAGCTCTCAAGATCTCTGagacaatattataaaaaggggATTATGAAGAAAACTGAGCGCTCTCAGAGACTTGTCTACCAATTTTGTCATCCTTATCATTTGTAA
- the LOC121119635 gene encoding transcription factor ets-4 isoform X2, with amino-acid sequence MILPKDLMLGGELSVQGTHLGNLSSFQYHSNRLDLLSDRTDFEFDLNLLDCEVPSLEITDPLPTLNLDCQVPSPSGSYDHYSSSSDMMSPMMFSPGSTSSISSTTSAIKSSPIKSRPNPYQRVFSSLDSPFSPLVMSDSVKEFRQLQASVNVKIEPINQMKNDTPLLRQYLIQERIPVVDEDVKIEPVISMAVEQVKRDIQATCNLLCIGHDPCLWSKEDVARWIQWTMQHYGILAENPFDCDGSDLVKLTENDFLLRLPEGGDLLYAQMDIWRSSAEYNRSEMEQILPPPEQFVHSSGNEGYSSSSSSIKNESRFDISAVLDILDANSPSTNMYETNGCMSDTTLGSPCSMDGMNTSSVNSPSSICTSPPPPYSMAISQLNRNNAVNVVKPASNIPPEDEETDDTDDDDIAVKIPTIKTSTTNIHLWQFVKELLLHPDLYSGCIHWMDREKGIFKIVDSVKVATLWGKRKNRPAMNYDKLSRSLRQYYKKGIMKKTERSQRLVYQFCHPYHL; translated from the exons atgATTCTGCCCAAGGATCTCATGCTTGGAGGAGAATTG AGTGTTCAAGGAACTCATCTCGGAAACTTGAGCAGTTTTCAATATCATAGCAATCGGCTTGACCTGTTGTCTGATCGCACggattttgaatttgatttaaatctaTTGGATTGTGAAGTACCAAGTTTGGAAATCACGGATCCACTCCCTACCTTGAATTTAGATTGCCAAGTTCCATCTCCTTCAGGTTCTTATGATCATTATTCTTCGTCGTCGGATATGATGAGTCCAATGATGTTTTCTCCTGGATCCACTTCCTCTATTTCATCTACTACATCCGCAATCAAGTCATCCCCAATCAAGTCGCGACCAAATCCCTATCAGAGAGTATTTTCATCTCTGGATTCTCCGTTCTCCCCCTTGGTAATGTCGGATTCCGTGAAAGAATTCAGACAATTGCAAGCATCAGTCAATGTCAAGATTGAACccattaatcaaatgaaaaatgacACTCCTTTACTGAGACAATATCTTATACAAGAGCGAATCCCAGTAGTGGATGAGGATGTTAAGATTGAGCCAGTTATTTCCATGGCTGTTGAGCAAGTCAAAAGAGACATTCAAGCTACTTGTAATTTACTTTGCATCGGACACG ATCCTTGCCTCTGGAGTAAGGAAGACGTTGCACGATGGATACAATGGACTATGCAACATTACGGTATTCTAGCTGAAAATCCATTTGATTGTGATGGATCAGATCTTGTAAAACTTACAGAGAACGACTTTTTACTCAGACTACCAGAG ggtggGGATCTTTTATATGCCCAAATGGATATATGGCGGAGCTCTGCAGAGTATAACCGATCCGAAATGGAACAAATTCTACCTCCCCCAGAGCAATTTGTCCATTCATCGGGTAATGAAGGCTACTCCAGCAGTTCAAGTAGTATCAAAAACGAGTCAAGATTTGATATATCTGCTGTTTTGGATATCCTTGATGCAAACTCACCCTCTACAAACATGTACGAAACCAATGGATGTATGAGTGATACCACCCTGGGATCCCCTTGTTCCATGGATGGAATGAACACATCCTCAGTCAATTCCCCCTCTTCAATCTGCACTTCCCCGCCTCCGCCGTATTCAATGGCTATCAGTCAATTGAATAGAAACAATGCAGTGAATGTCGTCAAACCCGCCTCCAATATACCTCCAGAGGATGAAG AAACAGATGATACGGACGATGACGACATTGCTGTCAAAATCCCAACTATCAAAACCTCCACAACGAATATTCACCTTTGGCAGTTTGTTAAGGAGCTTCTTCTCCATCCGGATTTATATTCGGGTTGTATCCATTGGATGGATCGAgaaaaaggtatatttaaaattgtggatTCAGTCAAAGTAGCCACTCTTTGGGGAAAGAGGAAGAATCGTCCAGCAATGAACTATGATAAGCTCTCAAGATCTCTGagacaatattataaaaaggggATTATGAAGAAAACTGAGCGCTCTCAGAGACTTGTCTACCAATTTTGTCATCCTTATCATTTGTAA